In Blattabacterium cuenoti, the genomic window ATCCAATTTTTCTCTTCCTTCTGAGGAGAGAGATTTAATTGATTTGTAATCAAAGTCATTCGGAATTCTAATATTTTCTAATCTTAATAATTTTTTTGCATTTTCCTTTTCTCTATCTATATATCCTTTATATTTAATTCTAATAGAAACTTGTTCTAATATTTCCTGTGAAAAACCATTTTTTTTAATTTCTTCCATCAAAAATGGAACGCATATAATATCTTTAATATCAATTTCAGAACGAGATAAAATAGTTTTTATTTTTTTATTGTGATAGATTTTAGGAGAATTTTTCCTATGTAATATAGGATTTATAGTTTTTGGATCAAAATTATTTTTTTCAAAAAAATACATACATTTTTCTATCTTAGATTTTTTTATATCTAGCATCCTCATTTTATCTTCTGAAATTAAACCTATATTGTATCCCATAGGGGTCAATCTTTCATCAGCATTATCTTGTCGTAATAACATTCTATATTCAGCTCTAGAAGTAAACATTCTATAAGGTTCTTCTGTTCCCTTTGTAATCAAATCATCTATCAAAACTCCAATATAAGCTTGATTCCTTTTTAGGATAAATGGTTCTTTTTGATGAATTTTTAAATGAACATTAATTCCTGCCATTAATCCCTGAGCGGCCGCTTCCTCATATCCAGTTGTTCCATTAACTTGTCCAGCAAAAAAAAGGTTTTCTATAATTTTACTTTCTAAAGTTACTTTCAATTGTTCTGGAGGAAAGAAATCATATTCAATAGCATATCCAGGTTTCAATATTTTTACTTTTTCAAAACCTGAAATTTTTTTTAAAGACTCATATTGTATTTCTTCTGGAAAAGAAGTAGAAAAACCATTTACATACATTTCTACAGTATTCCATCCTTCTGGTTCAACAAATATGGTATGTTCTTTTTTATCCGAAAATCTAAAAATTTTCTCTTCTATAGATGGACAATATCTAGGACTGATCCCTTGTATAGATCCTGTATAAACTGGAGAATGATTAAAATTATTACGTATAAAATCATGTACTTTTTGATTAGTGTAAGTAATATAACATTTTAGTTGTTTTTTCAATTTTTTTTTGTTGTAAAAAAAAGAAAATTTTTTTGGATTTACATCTCCATTTTGAGATACCATTTGATCATAATTTAAAGAACGTCCATCTATTCTTGGAGATGTCCCTGTTTTCATTCTTCCAAATCTAAATCCAAAATTTTTAGTTAATTGTTCCGTGATTCCTCTAACTTCTTTTTCAGCTATTCTTCCTCCATTAATTTTTTTTTCTCCAATATGGATTTTCCCATTTAAAAATGTACCATTTGTAAGTATGACTGATTTTGCTTTAATTTTTAATCCAAAAAAAGTTTTGACTCCTTTAATCTTATATTCTTCTATTATTAAAGATGTCACTGTATCTTGGTATATATCCAATTTAGAATTTCTTTCTATAAAAAGTCTCCAATAATAAGAAAATAATTTTCTATCACATTGAGCCCTAGGACTCCACATAGCAGGGCCTTTAGATTTGTTAAGCATTCTAAATTGAATTGTACTAGAATCTGTAACAATTGCAGAACCTCCTCCTAAAGCATCGATTTCTCTAACAATCTGTCCTTTAGCAATCCCTCCTATAGCTGGATTACATGACATTTGACCTATAGTTTGTAAATTGGTAGTAATAAGTAAAGTTTTTGATCCCATCTTAGAAGAAGCATAAGCGGCTTCTATTCCCGCATGACCTCCACCAACTACAATTACATCATATATATCTAAAAACATGGTTTTTTTAAAATTGAAATAAATTTAAATAAAACTCTTCTTTTTTTTTCATAATTTTTTTTTCCATATAATTATGATCATTATATCCTAAAAAATGTAATACAGCATGTATCATTACACGTTTTAATTCATATATAAAAAATTGATTCCATTGTTTGGAATTATCAAAAACACGATCTACACTAATAAATATATCTCCCGAAATACTTTTATTGATAGAATAATTAAATGCCAATACATCCGTATAAAAATTTTTTTTCAAATATTTTTTATTCATATCTAAAAGATAATTATCAGTACAAAAAATATAATTAATATTTCCAATATACATACCTTCATTATTTAACAAAATACAGATATCCTTGATTAATAAAGATTCTCTTTTAATATGAAAATTAGAAATTTCATAAAATAGTTTTATCATTATAAAATAATATTTGTTACTTTAGAACAATTTTTATTACACATTTTGATTACAATAAAAATAATTCCTAATATATTAACTTTATCAAATCTGTTTTGTGGATGTATTTCTATAATATTTTTACGATCAAAAAACTTTGATTATTCAGCTATTGCTACTTTATTTTCAATAATTTTTGATTTTTTGGATGGTTTTTTTTCTAGATTAACAAAAAATGAAAATCCATTTGGAAAAGAGTTAGATT contains:
- the mnmG gene encoding tRNA uridine-5-carboxymethylaminomethyl(34) synthesis enzyme MnmG, which produces MFLDIYDVIVVGGGHAGIEAAYASSKMGSKTLLITTNLQTIGQMSCNPAIGGIAKGQIVREIDALGGGSAIVTDSSTIQFRMLNKSKGPAMWSPRAQCDRKLFSYYWRLFIERNSKLDIYQDTVTSLIIEEYKIKGVKTFFGLKIKAKSVILTNGTFLNGKIHIGEKKINGGRIAEKEVRGITEQLTKNFGFRFGRMKTGTSPRIDGRSLNYDQMVSQNGDVNPKKFSFFYNKKKLKKQLKCYITYTNQKVHDFIRNNFNHSPVYTGSIQGISPRYCPSIEEKIFRFSDKKEHTIFVEPEGWNTVEMYVNGFSTSFPEEIQYESLKKISGFEKVKILKPGYAIEYDFFPPEQLKVTLESKIIENLFFAGQVNGTTGYEEAAAQGLMAGINVHLKIHQKEPFILKRNQAYIGVLIDDLITKGTEEPYRMFTSRAEYRMLLRQDNADERLTPMGYNIGLISEDKMRMLDIKKSKIEKCMYFFEKNNFDPKTINPILHRKNSPKIYHNKKIKTILSRSEIDIKDIICVPFLMEEIKKNGFSQEILEQVSIRIKYKGYIDREKENAKKLLRLENIRIPNDFDYKSIKSLSSEGREKLDYYRPISLAQASRISGISPSDLSILLIYMGR
- the ybeY gene encoding rRNA maturation RNase YbeY, whose amino-acid sequence is MIKLFYEISNFHIKRESLLIKDICILLNNEGMYIGNINYIFCTDNYLLDMNKKYLKKNFYTDVLAFNYSINKSISGDIFISVDRVFDNSKQWNQFFIYELKRVMIHAVLHFLGYNDHNYMEKKIMKKKEEFYLNLFQF